One genomic segment of Devosia sp. includes these proteins:
- the murJ gene encoding murein biosynthesis integral membrane protein MurJ — protein sequence MSLFRNFVSVGALTLVSRLAGFVRDALMAAVLGTGPAADAFFAAFRFPNLFRRLFAEGAFNTAFVPMFSGALERDGEDGARLLAARIMSWLVAMLVVVTILVEIFMPQIMVAFVPGFVDDREKFELTVLLTRIMFPYLACMSLMAAYGAILNTLGRFFAAAFAPVLLNIVNIAMLVPLATFWVQAPEEATIWVAMATMGGGVAQLVLVWVAIQRAGFRPRLQWPRLDPEVRRFWVLAVPAILAGGITQINIFVGTIIASGADNAISVLSYADRLYQLPLGIIGIAIGTVLLPELSRHLKGGRATEARQSQDQALFVSMLLTMPAAFALMALAEPIVRVLFERGAFDVLATTQTAEALVAFAAGLPAFVLIRVLQPGFFAREDTITPTLFAGISVVVNIAISLWLFPSLVHVGIAIATSVSAWINVIMLAVVLALRGHFRLDLAQWRGQGAILVITLVMGGALWLLAERGAHLLAPGNPLWLQAGVLACLIGFGIATYFTLIHISGTQRLGQLLRRLRRGG from the coding sequence GTGAGCCTCTTCCGCAATTTTGTTTCGGTCGGCGCCCTGACCCTGGTGTCCCGCCTCGCCGGCTTCGTGCGCGATGCGCTTATGGCCGCGGTGCTGGGCACGGGGCCGGCGGCGGACGCGTTCTTTGCGGCCTTCCGCTTTCCCAACCTGTTCCGGCGCCTGTTTGCCGAGGGCGCCTTCAACACCGCCTTCGTGCCGATGTTCTCCGGCGCCCTGGAACGGGACGGCGAGGACGGCGCACGGCTCCTGGCGGCGCGGATCATGAGCTGGCTGGTGGCCATGCTGGTGGTGGTGACCATCCTGGTCGAAATCTTCATGCCGCAGATCATGGTCGCCTTCGTGCCCGGCTTCGTTGACGACAGGGAAAAGTTCGAGCTGACCGTGCTGTTGACGCGGATCATGTTTCCTTATCTCGCCTGCATGTCGCTGATGGCGGCCTATGGCGCCATTCTCAACACGTTGGGCCGGTTTTTCGCCGCCGCCTTTGCGCCGGTACTGCTCAATATCGTCAACATCGCCATGCTCGTGCCGCTGGCAACGTTCTGGGTGCAGGCGCCCGAAGAGGCCACCATCTGGGTCGCGATGGCGACCATGGGTGGCGGCGTGGCGCAATTGGTGCTGGTCTGGGTGGCCATCCAGCGGGCCGGTTTCCGCCCCCGCCTGCAATGGCCGCGGCTTGATCCGGAGGTGCGCCGCTTCTGGGTGCTGGCGGTGCCGGCCATCCTGGCGGGGGGCATTACCCAGATCAATATCTTTGTCGGCACGATCATCGCCTCGGGCGCCGACAATGCGATTTCCGTGCTGTCCTATGCCGACCGGCTCTACCAGCTGCCGCTGGGCATTATCGGCATTGCCATCGGCACCGTGCTGCTGCCCGAACTCAGCCGGCACCTCAAGGGCGGTCGCGCCACCGAGGCGCGCCAGAGCCAGGACCAGGCGCTGTTCGTCTCCATGCTGCTGACCATGCCGGCCGCCTTCGCGCTGATGGCCCTGGCCGAACCCATCGTGCGGGTGCTGTTCGAACGCGGGGCCTTCGACGTCCTGGCCACCACCCAGACCGCCGAGGCCCTGGTGGCCTTTGCGGCGGGCCTGCCGGCCTTCGTGTTGATCCGCGTGCTGCAGCCGGGCTTTTTTGCCCGCGAGGACACGATCACGCCCACCCTGTTCGCGGGCATCAGCGTCGTGGTCAATATCGCCATATCGCTCTGGCTGTTTCCGAGCCTCGTCCATGTCGGCATTGCCATCGCCACTTCGGTCTCGGCCTGGATCAATGTGATCATGCTGGCCGTGGTGCTGGCGCTACGCGGCCATTTCCGGCTCGATCTGGCCCAGTGGCGCGGGCAGGGGGCGATCCTTGTCATTACCCTCGTCATGGGTGGCGCGCTGTGGCTATTGGCGGAACGCGGCGCGCACCTTCTGGCCCCGGGCAATCCGCTCTGGCTGCAGGCGGGCGTCCTAGCCTGCCTGATCGGCTTCGGGATCGCCACCTATTTCACCCTGATCCATATTTCCGGCACGCAGCGGCTGGGCCAGCTGCTGCGACGGTTGCGGCGCGGTGGGTAG